In Lentibacillus sp. JNUCC-1, the genomic window CCTTGGCCAAAGCCATTCCGCATTCAGAACGTCTGGTGACGATTGAAGACTCTGCAGAACTCAAATTCGATCGTTCCAACGTTGTAGGTCTTGAAGCCCGTCCACCAAACGTAGAGGGAACAGGTGAAATCACCATCAGACAGCTTGTAAAGAACGCACTGCGGATGCGGCCTGATCGAATCATAGTCGGTGAGGTTCGTGGAGCGGAAGCGTTTGATATGCTTCAGGCCATGAACACTGGTCACGAAGGTTCTCTGACGACTGTTCACTCCAATACACCGCGAGACGCCATTAATAGGGTAGAGGGCATGGTTGTCATGGCTGGTATGGATCTCCCAACACACATCATTAGAGAATACATTGTGGGAGCACTTGATTACATCGTTCAGGTTCAGCGGTTAACGGACGGCACAAGAAAGATAACCAATATATCCGAAGTGGCGATTGGTGATGAAGGCAAAATTGAAGTGAGAGACATCTTCCACTTTAAGCGAACTGCCATGGACCAGGACGGCACAATACACGGTTATTATACGCCGACAGGCATTGTACCTAAATGCCTGGAGCACTTAAATGTGTTTGGCATCGATTTTCCAAAAGAATTTTTTGAACCAGAGGGGGATGCTGTGGATGAATCTGGCCGTATCTATACTTTATAGTCTTGCCGTCTTATCCCTTCTGTTTTGGCTCTATTTCTATCTTGGCTATCGTAAGCACCGAAAAGAGTGGACACAGCAAGTGAGGCAATGGTACCCCGAGGAAAAAAGAAAAAGCTTCATCAGTAAATGGGGGGATAAGTTCGACGAGCGTGAAGGCGCACAAAAGCTGCGAAACAAACTGCAAAGTGCGAATCTGGGTCTTTTGCCCTCAGAGTATATCGGAATTTTAGTCGTCGGTTATCTCTTATTGTTTGTTGTTTTCTTCACCATTTTTAATATGGTAGCCAATTTGAGTATGATCCTGCCGCTCGGTATTGTTATTGCATCGCACTACCTATTATTTTATTTCAGAAAAAACAACTACGAACTGAGGTTTAACGAACAACTGGCTGAAATTTGCCGCTTACTTGCCAATTCGGCACGGTCGGGACTCACGATCAACCAGGGGATTGACTTGATTGCCCGAGAGGTTTCCGCACCGGCGGGTCCAGAGTTTAGCAGGATTTCGAACGAACTAAAGCTTGGTGTTTCGCTTGAAGTTGCCCTTAGATCTGTGCAAAAGCGTAATAAATCGAGGGATTTCAACTTATTTATAGCCACATTATTGATTCAGAAAAAGACGGGCGGAAATTTGGCCACAACGCTTGATACAATGGCCAATACATTCGAAGACCGCAAAGTACTGACGCAGACTATTAAAACCATGACCTCTGAGCAGCGGTATATATCTTTAGTTATTCCAATTATGCCGATTTTCTTGTTGCTTATTATGAACAACGTTATTGATGGTTTTATTGAGCCCCTTTGGTCAGGTTTTGGGCTCGTTATATTGTTCCTATTTCTGGGGGTCATTACACTGGCAACATTGCTCATTAGAAAAATAACGGATATCAAGGTGTAGCCTATGGACGCGCTTATCATACTTTCAATCATCGCATTTTGGTTTTGTATCGTTTTGTTTTTAAAACATTTCTGGTCATTTCTACAGGAAAAACGTACAGTTCTGCACCATGTTTCAGAAGTCACAGCCACAGATCCTTTCGAAAAGAAAATTAAAAAACGCAACAAACGTGCAGCCGTATTTCACAGAATCACCACATACGCGGACGATTTCTCGGATCTTGGTCAGCGCATTAATTTTTTCAGTGAAAATCATGATGTTGAAGAATGGCTGCGAAAATCAGGCAACCCGTTGAAATTGACAGTTGAGAGATTCCAAGGTTTAAAGATCTTCTTGTTTCTCGTAGGCGCTTTTGCTGGCGCCCTTGCACTTGTCATCGGGTTCCCGTTTGCACAATATATTTTAGCGTTTGGCCCACTATTGGGATACTTCTTACCTATTATTCTAGTAAGGAGGGAGGCTAAAAAGCGCCAGGAAAGGTTAAGAGCTGACTTGCCAGATTTTCTTGATACGGTCAGTACAAGTGTTCAGGCAGGCGTCAGTCTCGATCAAGCATTAAAGGAGGTGATTCGTCACTTTGATGGTCCCATTCGTGAAGAGTTCTCCAGGTTCAACCAGGAAATTGAATTGGGCGTTCCAAGAGAAAGAGCGTACAGGGAATTGTTGCGTCGAAATGACAATCAAGAATTTCAATCGTTGATTAAAGCCCTGCTCCAGGGTATGAATCTCGGTGTACCGATCGCTACAACATTTAAGATTCAAGCCGAGGACATGAGACAGATTCGTGAAGAGCAGGTTAAAGAACTGGCGGCCAAAGCATCGCCAAAGGTTACACTCGTCACAACGTTTTTAATCGCCCCAGTCTCCATCTTAATGATCGCAGGATTGATGATCATGAACATGTTGATGGGTGAAAACAGTATTTTTAATATGTTTTAAAAAATAGGAGGAATAAAAATGATGAACATGTTAACGAATTTGTATGCGAAGACAATGAGTCAGGTGAATGCTTGGAAGAAAGAGGAGCAAGGTTCACAGACGTTGGAATGGATTGGAATTGCTGCAGTAGTTATCATTGTAGTCGGTTTAGTATCAACAGCATTTGATGGCTCTGAAATTGGTGCTGACATCTATGACAAGTTCACAACTTTCCTAGGGAAAATAGGCGGGGAGTAAAGTATAACGGTTAAGTCACTCATCATAGGTAGGAGTTTTGTTAATGATAAATCTTAAATTGCCTTTAGTACTGGTCATTAGTGCAACCTTGCTAATAGGTTGCACAAGTGACGAAGATTCACAAAACGAGATCGAGGAAAACAAATCTAATCCAAAACAAGAAACTAGCGAACGAAATGATGAGTCCACCAATGATTCAATTAACGACATTACTTCAGAAGAGTCTTTCTTAGAATCGGTATCTTTTTTAGAGGATATTCCATCAACCCCGGGTACTGCTAAGGAATTAATTAATCAAGCTGAGGGTGAATTTGCTATCCATTCCTCAGAGTGGGGGGATGAGAAATACAGTGAACTTGCAAAAGAAACCGAAAAACTAAAACCGCTCCCTAAAGATGCTAGCGAAAAGGAATTGGACCTCTACTATAATTACATCTATTCATTGGTAGCTGAGGATTTTCCTGATCCACAAGAAACTATAAAAAAGTGGGAGTTTGGGTCATTTGGAGATCCTGACTTACCTGACTCAAGATACCATTTTAAGGAAAACTACAACATTGAAGTTCTGCTTGACGCAAGTGGGAGCATGGGCGCTTATATTGGCGAGCAAACCATGATGCAAATTGCTAAGGAGTCCATCAATAACTTCATGAAGCAGGTGCCAGAGGAAGCAAACGTTTCTTTCCGTGTTTATGGTCATAAAGGCACTGGTGACAGCAGCGATAAGGAAATGTCTTGCTCAGCCATTGAACAGGTTTATGGATATGCGACATATGATGAGGACAAATTCCAAAAAGAACTGGATAAAATAGAACCAGCCGGCTGGACCCATTGGCAGACGCTCTAAAACAGGCTGAAGATGCGCTTAAAGAATTTGATACCGCACATAACACAAATTTAATTTATGTTGTGAGCGATGGCGTTGAAACATGTGATGGTGATCCAGTGCAAGTTGCTAAATCATTAAGCGAATCAAATGCTCAGCCCATTATAAATATCATAGGCTTTAATGTGGATACCGATGCTCAAAAACAACTGAAACAAATGGCGGATGTATCAGGAGGAATATTTTCAACAGCAGATAACCAAAAGCAACTTGAGGAAGAGTTTAATCGTGCAGAAAAAGTTTTAGAAGCATGGGAAGCATGGAAAAAGATGCTCTTAAAGATGTTGATAGCATGGAGGTCCACAGTCAATTTGACATTTTAAGTTTTAACAATGAATGGACGACTAAGTCAACAAGAATGTTTAATAATCTGAGGCGTGTTCCAAAGCGCTTGGAAAAAGAAGGTATTATTAGCTCTGAACAATTAAGTGACCTCTTAAAAAGAAATAATGACATTGAAAAACTCATTAAGACTACTTCAAGTGAATTGAAGGAAGAGTTAAAAGATATCAACACTGAAAAACTGGAAGAAATGAAGCAGTCTATTAAGGACAAATACAATAAACAAACGAGTGAATAATCAAGGGTCTAAATGCTAGTAATCTTTGTTTTAACCATCATGAGAAGTCCCTGAATAAGTGCATGCCCCTTATTCAGGGACTTACTAAAAACTACGCATCCTGTCCACGGGAGGGCGTATGATGTCCAAAACTGAGAAAAAATGCGTACATTTTACCTCGTTATAATGATTTTTATTTATGTCAGTTATGTGCCTGTTACATTTTACGAATGGATATGGAGTGATGGCGGAACCCCATATACAGCATTCTTACTTGGAGTCGCCATCCCACTAATACGGGTGAATCATATACGGGATATCCGTAGAAAAGAAGAGGAATCCAGCATGTGAGTAATCATTAATAACGCTTATATGGGGTGATGACGATTGGGGCTCTATTTAAAAAGTGCATGTTATTAACAGCCGTCGTTCTAATAACCTTTTTTCCAGTATTGTCACCGACTGTGTATGCCATTAGTTCCTGGACAGGGGACTCGTGGGAAGGAAATCCTTGGAGTGGCAGTCCTTGGGATGGATCTAATCTTAAATGGATTGGAGAAGATATTAAACCATCACAAGCTAACGATATAGAGGTTCCAGAGAATGAAATTGAATTGCCATGGTATCTGGAAGGAGGGGAGGGAGACGATTCTTCCAGTGATGATTGGACAGCCGATGGATTTATAGGGAATCGAATTAATGGTAAGCCTACCGCTGGAATGATTGCAGAGGTTGGAAATGATGACTCTAATAAAAAAATAGCGGACTCCATGGAGTTTTTAACCACAGATATAATGGGTGGAAATGCAAAGTTTATATCTGACGGACTAAAACACCAACGATATTTGGATAGCGGACAAAATGGCTCTGGTTTTGGAGCTACCTCAAGAAGTGTGTATAGTAATATGCTTGTGAATGGTTTTAAGCTTTCTGGAGCAGACAACAAATACATGACTGCAGCAGAATCGGCTGTTTATTTTAATGAGGGTGTTCAAGGTTATAAAGTGATTAAAAATGCCCATGATTATAGACAAATTCCAACTAAAAAAAGAGATTTGTCTAGCAAAGCAAATACCATAAAAAACATCTCCAAAATGGGTGGAGTTGAAAAGGTTTTATCTAGATTTAGCATAGTTACTGCAGGGGTGAGCGCTGCCTATTCAGGATGGGATACAGCTATATTGTCTGCTGAGGCATCTAAAGTCGTGAAAAGTGATGCAAGTGGTACACAAAAAACAATAGCAGTAGCTAATGCAACGGAGAGCGCAGGAGACTTCCTTATAAGTGGAGGTGTTTTAGCTTCAGCGGTACCAGTGCCAGGATTTAGAGTGGCTGGAGGAGTAATAATTCTTATCGGAGCAGCACTATGGGGCGCTTCTAAAGTAGCAAAGTTTTATGCGAAAAATTGGGATACTATAAAACTTGGTTATAAAGCAGCTTGGGAAGGTATAAAGCATTTTGGCAAAAAAGGTCTGAAGTCTATTGTTAAAGGCTTAAATTCATAGAAATATATGAGTGAAGGTGTGATAGATATTAAGTACTTTGACAAACGTGTTAAAGAAGAAGCCAATAAATACAAAAGGCTGTTTGAAACATTTACCGTCAATCCAGGTGCCTCTCGAATTAACAGTCACGATTACTTTTTGGTTAATTATTATAGGTGGGGAAAAATAACCGGATGTGCAGTAGTTTCTTCTAATTCTAAAGCTGACAAAATTGAATACACTGCGGCTTTTGATGAACTGGTGGAATTTGCAACATTATTTTCTTCTGTTTTAGAAGTTGAGGAAAGAGCTCGTGCAAATATGGACGCGTTTATTACACTCGAAAAATTTCTAACTAATGTTTTGAGGGGCGGCGTTACACTACATGATGAAGATAAATCTGAATATCAATATTCTTTGAAAAGAATTCATTCCATTTTAAACCTTCAGGATCGCTTGAAGGAAATTTATAATACCACTGCAAAGAAACAAGAACAATACCATAATGGTTCGATAGAAGTCATTTCCAGGGAGGATATTCAAGAGGCAGCTAGGAGCTTAGGGGAAGTTGACTTTATTCAATACAGACAGGTATTAGCCATCCATGAACTCATCCCCAAATTAAAGTACATTAAAAACATGGAAAACGAGCAGTTAATCCGTTTTAAAACGTCAGCGGTTAAAAGGTATCTTGTGGAGTTTTCCAAAGGTGAAAATGAACAATTAAAGAACGTAAAGAAGATTGAATTCCAGTCCAATATGCAATCTTTGACAAAGGAGCAGCATATACAAGGCGCTTTAAAAGACTTCTATAAAAACTTGTCTCATGCTAATCGGCGATTCAGAAAAGATTTAAGGTACCCTGAAATTTAAAAACAGGTGCTGGCAATTTATGAATTCATACCTAAATTTAATTATATCAGAGGCTTAAGAAATCAGAAGATAAACCGTTTTAAAACGGATGAGGTTAAACGATATCTTGAGGAGTTTTCCAAGGGTGAAAATCAGCAGCTTGAAAATGTGAAAAGAATTGAATTTCTACTTAATTTAAGGGAACTGACAATGGAACAACATATTCATGAAGCAAATAAGTTATTTTATAAAAACCTCGCAGAAACAAATGCTTTATCCAGAAAAGAGCTGCGGTATCCAATCTGAAGTAGATAGAGGTGGTGAAGCTGATGGAAAAACCTTTAAAGACCACATGGGATGTATATACGGGTCAATTTGAAAAGATATTAATTCTAATGCTTTCAACAACTTTGCCTCTATTAATCTTGCATTCGTTTTTAACCAACTACATATATGCAATTACACCAAGTTATTCTGTCGTGTATTCGTTCGCTGATATTTATTATGCCCTTATAACTTTATTATTTTACTTATATGCACAGGTTCCATATATTCGTTATGTTTACAACGAGTATATGGGAGTCGAAAACAATTTACGTAATACTATATACACATTTATTACCAATGGTTTTACGGTATTTGTTTTTGCATGTATCGCTTCAACGCTCACCACACTAGGTTTTATGTTATTGGTGCTTCCTGGTTTAATCCTGATTACATTGTTGTTTCCAATCCCGTATATTAGTATTTTTGATAATAAATCTGTCTGGAAGTCTATTAAAGAAGGCGTGCGTCTTGGGAAAAAACATTTCTTCAAGATCTTAATGATCATTGGGCTTGTTGGGACAGCTGAATTATTATTCGGGATTTTTCTTACCTATCAACTTTTTACGATCACTTCATCCTTTGCAGCACAAGTCATTACTCAAATGGCCTTAAATATGATTGTATATCCATTTGTCATCATGCTTTTAACAGTTTACATAATAAAATGGCGCGGGCAGCAAGAGCTGTTGGATTCCCAGGGCGTGATGAAAGTGATGTAACCTGAAGGAGTATTTTTATGAATGTTGATGCATTAGCAAAAAAGCATAAAAAAATGTTCGAACAATACAGCTTCAATGCCGGTGGATGCAAGGTTAACGGTGATGAATTTTATTTGGTGAACTATAAAAGGTGGCATAAACTAACAGGGTGTGCCGTGGTATCACCACAGCAACCTTCAGAGCAAAAATCATATATGGAGGCGTTCTACCTACTAAACAATTATGCGCAGTACGCCTCCTTACTGCTCATTCATGGTGAATTTCGAGCGAACATAAACATGACGTCTTTCGAGAGAGTGAATGCGTTTATAGACACGATAAGTTCTATGAACAAAGAAGTCTCTCAAAAAGATGAGGAAATAATCATGAATTGTAAAGCTGCTACTGAAAGTATATTGAGACTGCAACAGGAGCTTGTAGATCAATACACCCCTTTTCAAGAGAAAAATGAACACATCTTTAATGGTAATAAGCCGTTTATTACGAAAGATGATGTTAAAGAAGCGCTAGAACTCATCGCTGAGGTTGAATACATTCAATATCAACAACTGTTATTGCAATATAGGACTATTGATGATTTTAAAAAACTTTATAAGATATGCAAAACAGATGATGAGATGCGCCGTTATATGAATGCAGAAGTGAAAACTTACATCAATGAATTCATTAGCAGTAAGGAAAACTTAAAGAAAAACATAAAAAACGTCACTTACCAAAAAGATATGGATCAACTTGACCGGGAACAATTTAAAGAGTTGATTAAAGCTGAAACTGTGAAGAATGTAGAAAAGGTTAATGCTGAGTCTTTGAAGGGATTGAGATTTCCTTGAAATTAAAAGGATTAATAATATAGCAAATAAAAGGAGGGGTTGGCAATTAAATCATGCATTAAAGGTTTCTTAGTTTCATTAGCAGTGCTTTTCATAGTATTTCAACCTGTCATGGTTCCTGTTTCTCATGCGGTGGAGTCTTGGACAGGAGATCCATGGAAAGGTGACTCCTGGGAAGGTGATTCCTGGGATGGCAGTAATTTTAAATGGGAAGGTGATTCATGGTCAGAAGATGGCTGGACCGGAGATGCCACTGAAGGAACTGAGGCTGCCAATGGCGAAGGGTGGAACGGGCAAAAATGGGAGAGTCAGCCATGGTACATGCGTGGCTGGAATGGCGGTAATGGTTTTACTGGCGATTCCTGGCAGGAAAATGGTTGGAATAGTGATGGCAGTCACACTGGTGATAATTGGAGTTATCCGGGCTGGGCAGGAGCTGCTTCAAAAGGAGATGGCTGGAACGAATCGGGTTTTCAAGGAAGTAATCCCTGGAATCAAAATGGATATCAGGGCGGTGATCCATGGTCTGAAGGTGGATATGCCGGAGATCCATTTTCGAATCAGGGTTTCGCTGGAGCCGGTTATAGCGGAGGCGCCTGGCAAGAAGCGGGAAGCAGTGGAGCAGGCGCATTTAGTGGACCTGACGGATATACACCTCCAGAGCGCTTTTATGATTCAAACGAATTTAAGGAAACGAAATTTGTTACAGATAAACTCATAACAGGCACGGCAAATTTTGTTCATGAAGGTTTAAATGACGGCTTTTCGTCTGAAAAGACTGGCTTGCATTTAACTGACCTGTTTGTAAGTGGCGCTAAGTTGCAGACCGGAGATCACTGGGCATATGATATGTATGATATGACGTCAACTGCCAAAGATGGTTATGACAAAGTATCGAAATTGGAAAGCCTGCGAAAAGCAGAAGTGGTAAGAGAGATCACCACAAGAAGCGCGTTTAGAGCTAACCAAATTTCTAATACATCCAAGGTACAGCAATATGCTTCGATTATTAAAGATTCTGCAGGCCAAGTATCTAGGAATATGGATATATCCAACGTATCTGGTACTTGGAGTAAAATGGGCGCCCTATCCAAGTTTAATTTTGTGACCTCAGGTGTGAATGCGGGCATTTCGGCTTATAAGACAGGTGCGAGTTTTTCGGATGCAGTAAATACATTTAATAGTGATGCTACCGGGACCGAAAAAACAGTTGCTGCCGCAAAAGTTGGAACCAATTTTGGTGAGACATTGATGAGTGCTGGTGGCGTCGCCGCAGCTGTACCTGGAGGTCAAGCAGTTGGGGCAGGGCTTGCAGCTGCCGGAGCCGGAGTTTTTGTTGTTTCTAAAGGTGTTGAACTGGTTGCGAAAAACAAGGAAAAGATTGCAGCTACAGCTAAAAAAGCTACAGACACAGTGAAAAAAGCGGCTAGTAAAGGCTGGAAAAAAGTTAAAGGATGGTTTTCATAATTAACGATTAAATAAGGGTGGGAAGCTTTCTACCACCCTTTAAATAAATTGAGTTTTTGAGGTGAAAAGAAATTGCTAAACGCACTGGAACAAGAGCAACTGCTGGAGCTCGGAAAAAAACATCAAAAAATGCTTGAATCAACTTCAATCAATGCTGTTGGCTACAAAACAGATAACAATGTATATTATTTGGCATTTTATCAAAGTAAATTTACCAATTCGCTGAAGGGCTGCGCAATAATACCTTTTAATTCCGACAATGCAAATGCCCCTCAGTCCATTCTTGAAAACTTAATGTACTTTTCAGTAAGCAGTAATGGTGCGTTAAGTATTGAGAAGAGAGCTAAGCAAGATATATCTGTATGGGAGGAAATCCACGCTTTTTTGAAATGGGTAATCGATGAATCTTTAGATGGCACATTTAGAGATTCGTATACAAATGCATACAAGGCAATGGAGCAAATGATAGAATTCCAGAAAGATATGGTACAGTTGCATGAAGAAGTGACGGCATTGGACCAGAACATTGAACAAGATGGATATTTCACAGAGGAATCCATTAATACTATGGTGCAATCCGTTATCAAGGCCGACTTGATTCAATATCGTCAGTTCTCCTGGCACTATGAAAATTGTATAGCTTTTGACAAAGTATACGATCATGTTCAACAAGAAAACCTTGCTAAAGATCACATTGATATACGCTTATTACACGAAATGACTTCTGAAAAAGCACAAATGGATTTAAGAGATTCCTTAGAGCGACTGGAAAAAGGAGAAAGTGTAAAGGGAATGTCAGATGAAGAAATATATGATACTTGGATGAAATCATATGAACAGGATCTTGACAATGAAGTATCTAAAATGAAAAAAATTATGCGCTTCCCGTAAAGAGGAGTTACTTATGAGAAATCCACTGAAATACACATGGCATTTATACACGAGTCAATTTGAGAAAATTTTATTGTTAATGGTGCTCACAACACTGCCTTTATTATTGCTTCATTCTTATACAACCAATTATATATACGCAATTACACCCACCATTAATCCAGTCTATTCGGTTGCTGATATATATTACGCATTAATAACGATTTTGCTATTCATAATCGCACAGACGCCATACGTAAGGTTTGTATTTAATGAGTACATTGGGAAGGAACCTAATTTAGGTAACACCTTTTATGTATTCTTAGTCAATGGCTTTACTGTTTTTGTATTTGCGCTGTTAGCTGCATTGGTTTCCACCATAGGTTTTACGCTGTTTGTATTGCCGGGGCTAGCTGTACTTGCATTATTATTTCCAGTCCCATACATCAGTATGTTTGACGAAAAATCAACATGGAAGTCATTTAAAGAAGGTATACGAATTGGAAAGAAGCATTTTTGGAAACTTCTCCTTGTTCTTTTAGTCACAGGGCTACTGGAAGGTATTTTTGGTGTTGTTGTTGTGGCTCAAATCTTTAAAATAACCAATTCATTCGCTGCTCAGATTTTAACCCAAATGACTTTAAATTTACTTATCTTCCCTTTTGTGGTTATGTATATTACCTCTCTAATTATTAAATGGAGAGAATCTCAAGAAGTTCTCGAAATGCATGGTGAATCATAAGCGCTGCTTAAGCTATTGGGGGGCAACACATTGAACGAAAAAGGGGAAAAACAATTATTAAAGCTTGGAAAAAAACATGCTAAATTTCTCGAAGACACATCAGTAAATCGGGAACCTTATGTAATTAATAATCATCGTTATTATTTGGTTACTTATCAAGGCCTTTTTAGCAGCACAGATAAAGGTAATGCCATCATTTCTCCCGATACGAACAATCGTGAGGAAGCAGAAATCGCACTTTATTTTTTAGCAGGCTTTTCAATTTCCTGGAATAACGTGGCTCAAAGTGTGGGTGAGCGTGCCCAAGTTGACTTCTCCATCTTAGAAGAAGTAGAGCATTATTTAAAAACAGTGTTGAACTCCGGAGTGCTTAGTGATAATGACCAGACCATATATGATAGATCACTAAGTATTATACAAAACATGCTCACATTACAGGAAGAAATGAAACAACTATGGAAGGAGGCTCAAAAATTAGAGGTTGCTATTCAAGAAAAAAAAGCTATCTCAGATTCGGATGTTGATCAATTATTGTTGATGAATGTTCAGGGTGGATGGATCCAATA contains:
- a CDS encoding type II secretion system F family protein; protein product: MNLAVSILYSLAVLSLLFWLYFYLGYRKHRKEWTQQVRQWYPEEKRKSFISKWGDKFDEREGAQKLRNKLQSANLGLLPSEYIGILVVGYLLLFVVFFTIFNMVANLSMILPLGIVIASHYLLFYFRKNNYELRFNEQLAEICRLLANSARSGLTINQGIDLIAREVSAPAGPEFSRISNELKLGVSLEVALRSVQKRNKSRDFNLFIATLLIQKKTGGNLATTLDTMANTFEDRKVLTQTIKTMTSEQRYISLVIPIMPIFLLLIMNNVIDGFIEPLWSGFGLVILFLFLGVITLATLLIRKITDIKV
- a CDS encoding type II secretion system F family protein, with product MDALIILSIIAFWFCIVLFLKHFWSFLQEKRTVLHHVSEVTATDPFEKKIKKRNKRAAVFHRITTYADDFSDLGQRINFFSENHDVEEWLRKSGNPLKLTVERFQGLKIFLFLVGAFAGALALVIGFPFAQYILAFGPLLGYFLPIILVRREAKKRQERLRADLPDFLDTVSTSVQAGVSLDQALKEVIRHFDGPIREEFSRFNQEIELGVPRERAYRELLRRNDNQEFQSLIKALLQGMNLGVPIATTFKIQAEDMRQIREEQVKELAAKASPKVTLVTTFLIAPVSILMIAGLMIMNMLMGENSIFNMF
- a CDS encoding vWA domain-containing protein — protein: MADALKQAEDALKEFDTAHNTNLIYVVSDGVETCDGDPVQVAKSLSESNAQPIINIIGFNVDTDAQKQLKQMADVSGGIFSTADNQKQLEEEFNRAEKVLEAWEAWKKMLLKMLIAWRSTVNLTF